The following are encoded together in the Streptomyces sp. NBC_00358 genome:
- a CDS encoding transglycosylase SLT domain-containing protein, protein MSRISVRGFAVASATAVTAVGSVVGVASGSVAQPSNDAEATASDSTLLADIPAGQQAQVQTASLTQQADAQAIAADASAKKDAEESARKQAADDAVAKQKAAAKAEQEAKERKAAKEAASRSATRDASTFSVQSSYSVAQIQAMAAQMVPSGQFQCFSNIVNHESSWNYHAVNASSGAYGLFQALPAGKYASAGSDWQTNPATQIKWGLNYMNSRYGSPCEAWSFWQANSWY, encoded by the coding sequence GTGAGCCGGATTTCGGTCCGGGGATTCGCAGTGGCTTCGGCCACGGCGGTCACCGCTGTCGGAAGCGTGGTCGGAGTTGCCTCAGGCAGCGTCGCCCAGCCCTCGAACGATGCCGAGGCGACAGCGAGCGACTCGACTCTCCTCGCAGACATACCTGCGGGCCAGCAGGCCCAGGTGCAGACCGCGTCACTGACGCAGCAGGCCGACGCCCAGGCCATCGCCGCCGACGCGAGCGCCAAGAAGGACGCGGAGGAGTCCGCCCGCAAGCAGGCGGCCGACGACGCCGTCGCGAAGCAGAAGGCTGCCGCGAAGGCCGAGCAGGAAGCCAAGGAGCGTAAGGCGGCGAAGGAAGCGGCCAGCCGCTCCGCGACGCGTGACGCCTCCACCTTCTCCGTGCAGTCCTCGTACAGCGTCGCCCAGATCCAGGCGATGGCGGCGCAGATGGTGCCGAGCGGTCAGTTCCAGTGCTTCAGCAACATCGTGAACCACGAGTCGAGCTGGAACTACCACGCCGTCAACGCCTCCTCGGGTGCCTACGGCCTCTTCCAGGCTCTGCCCGCGGGCAAGTACGCGTCCGCCGGGTCCGACTGGCAGACCAATCCGGCCACGCAGATCAAGTGGGGCCTCAACTACATGAACAGCCGGTACGGCAGCCCGTGCGAGGCCTGGTCGTTCTGGCAGGCCAACAGCTGGTACTAG
- a CDS encoding LLM class flavin-dependent oxidoreductase: protein MTSLGVVFRPQLPPERLRALARVAEEAGLEELWLWEDCFLEGGISAAAAALAWTERLRVGVGLLPVPLRNVAVTAMEAATLHRLFPGRAVLAVGHGVQDWMGQVGARAESPVTLLREHLDALRALLRGERVTTAGRYVKLDGVALDWPPAETPEVLTGATGPRTLRLAGEAADGTVLTASTGVDGVRRARRLIDEGRRAAGRTAGHHRVVVYLHTATGTDAAARLRAEIEANGEDPVPGHGVAGDADTVARAVRRFVDAGADTVVLQPTADEPDPEGFVRFAAERVRPLLR from the coding sequence ATGACGTCACTCGGTGTTGTCTTCCGGCCCCAACTGCCCCCCGAGCGGCTGCGCGCGCTGGCGCGCGTGGCGGAGGAGGCGGGTCTTGAGGAGCTGTGGCTGTGGGAGGACTGCTTCCTCGAAGGGGGCATCTCGGCCGCCGCGGCCGCACTCGCCTGGACCGAGCGCCTGCGGGTGGGAGTGGGGCTGCTGCCCGTCCCGCTGCGGAACGTCGCCGTCACGGCGATGGAGGCGGCCACGCTGCACCGGCTGTTCCCCGGGCGGGCCGTCCTCGCGGTCGGCCACGGAGTGCAGGACTGGATGGGACAGGTCGGGGCGCGGGCCGAGTCGCCCGTGACGTTGCTGCGCGAGCACCTCGACGCGCTGCGCGCCCTGTTGCGGGGCGAGCGCGTGACCACCGCCGGGCGGTACGTGAAGCTCGACGGTGTCGCTCTCGACTGGCCGCCCGCCGAGACGCCCGAGGTGCTCACCGGCGCCACCGGCCCCCGTACGCTGCGCCTCGCGGGTGAGGCCGCCGACGGGACCGTCCTCACCGCCTCGACCGGTGTGGACGGGGTGCGGCGGGCCCGTCGGCTGATCGACGAGGGACGGCGGGCCGCCGGACGGACCGCCGGACACCACCGGGTGGTGGTCTATCTGCACACCGCCACCGGGACGGACGCCGCCGCCCGGCTGCGCGCCGAGATCGAGGCCAACGGCGAGGACCCCGTCCCGGGACACGGTGTCGCGGGCGACGCGGACACCGTCGCCAGGGCCGTCCGGCGTTTTGTGGACGCGGGCGCCGACACGGTGGTCCTCCAGCCCACCGCCGACGAGCCGGACCCCGAGGGGTTCGTCCGCTTCGCGGCGGAGCGGGTGCGCCCACTGCTCCGCTGA
- the mgrA gene encoding L-glyceraldehyde 3-phosphate reductase, translating into MNDPSLYRAATERYDSMEYRRTGRSGLKLPAVSLGLWHNFGDDRPLDSQRAILRRAFDLGVTHFDLANNYGPPPGSAEINFGRLLKEDFAPYRDELVISTKAGYLMHPGPYGEWGSRKYLLSSLDASLQRMGVDHVDIFYSHRFDPDTPLEETMGALASAVQQGKALYVGVSSYTSEQTAEAARILTGMGVRPLIHQPSYSMLNRWTEEDDLLDTLEAAGMGCISFAPLAQGLLTGKYLQGVPEGSRATQGKSLDPDLLSEDVVRRLNGLNGIAARRGQSLAQLALTWVLRDERMTSALIGASSVRQLEENVAALTAPKLTDEELKEIDTFAVSTQGTNIWAQRH; encoded by the coding sequence ATGAACGACCCCTCTCTCTACCGGGCCGCGACGGAGCGGTACGACTCGATGGAATACCGGCGTACGGGCCGCAGCGGCCTCAAGCTGCCCGCGGTCTCGCTCGGCCTGTGGCACAACTTCGGCGACGACCGGCCACTGGACTCCCAGCGCGCGATCCTGCGTCGCGCCTTCGATCTCGGCGTCACCCACTTCGACCTCGCCAACAACTACGGGCCGCCGCCAGGCTCCGCGGAGATCAACTTCGGCAGGCTGCTGAAGGAGGACTTCGCCCCCTACCGGGACGAGCTGGTCATCTCGACCAAGGCGGGCTACCTCATGCACCCCGGCCCCTACGGCGAGTGGGGCTCCCGCAAGTACCTGTTGTCCTCCCTGGACGCCTCCCTGCAGCGTATGGGCGTCGACCACGTCGACATCTTCTACTCGCACCGCTTCGACCCGGACACCCCGCTGGAGGAGACGATGGGCGCGCTCGCGTCCGCCGTCCAGCAGGGCAAGGCGCTGTACGTCGGCGTCTCCTCGTACACCAGCGAGCAGACCGCGGAGGCGGCCCGCATCCTCACCGGGATGGGCGTCCGTCCCCTCATCCACCAGCCCTCGTACTCGATGCTCAACCGCTGGACCGAGGAAGACGACCTGCTCGACACGCTGGAGGCGGCCGGCATGGGCTGCATCTCCTTCGCGCCGCTCGCGCAGGGCCTGCTGACGGGCAAGTACCTCCAGGGCGTCCCGGAGGGCTCGCGCGCCACCCAGGGCAAGTCGCTGGACCCGGATCTGCTGAGCGAGGACGTCGTACGCCGGCTGAACGGGCTGAACGGCATCGCGGCCCGGCGCGGCCAGTCCCTCGCCCAGCTCGCGCTCACCTGGGTGCTGCGGGACGAGCGGATGACCTCGGCGCTCATCGGCGCGTCCAGCGTTCGGCAGCTGGAGGAGAACGTGGCGGCGCTGACGGCCCCGAAGCTCACGGACGAGGAGCTGAAGGAGATCGACACCTTCGCCGTGTCGACACAGGGCACGAACATCTGGGCCCAACGGCACTGA
- a CDS encoding isoprenyl transferase — protein sequence MTLRDNLRRLLVRFYARRVEGHLDHDQVPKHIGVIMDGNRRWAKAAGSTTAQGHRAGADKIGEFLGWCSETDVEVVTLWLLSTDNFDRPQEELGPLLGIIEGVVRTLAADGRWRVHHVGTRDILPSPMQSALKEAEETTAHVEGIVVNVAIGYGGRQEIADAVRSMILDAADKGTSMEDLADRVDVDLIGRHLYTGAQPDPDLVIRTSGEQRLSGFMLWQTAHSEYYFCEVFWPAFRKVDFLRALRDYAARHRRYGG from the coding sequence GTGACCTTGCGCGACAACCTGCGCCGTCTGCTGGTCAGGTTCTATGCACGCAGGGTGGAAGGCCACCTCGACCACGACCAGGTGCCCAAGCACATCGGCGTCATCATGGACGGCAACCGGCGCTGGGCGAAGGCGGCGGGTTCCACCACCGCCCAGGGCCACCGCGCCGGGGCCGACAAGATCGGTGAGTTCCTCGGCTGGTGCTCGGAGACCGATGTCGAGGTCGTCACGCTGTGGCTGCTGTCCACCGACAACTTCGACCGCCCGCAGGAGGAGCTCGGTCCGCTCCTCGGCATCATCGAGGGCGTCGTCCGCACCCTGGCGGCCGACGGCCGCTGGCGGGTGCACCACGTCGGCACGCGGGACATCCTGCCCTCCCCGATGCAGTCGGCGCTCAAGGAGGCCGAGGAGACCACCGCCCATGTCGAGGGGATAGTCGTCAACGTCGCCATCGGCTACGGAGGCCGCCAGGAGATCGCCGACGCCGTGCGCTCGATGATCCTCGACGCCGCCGACAAGGGCACCTCGATGGAGGACCTCGCGGACCGCGTCGACGTCGACCTCATCGGCAGGCACCTCTACACCGGCGCGCAGCCCGATCCCGACCTGGTGATCCGCACCAGCGGTGAACAGCGGCTGTCCGGTTTCATGCTCTGGCAGACCGCTCACTCCGAGTACTACTTCTGCGAAGTCTTCTGGCCCGCCTTCCGCAAGGTCGACTTCCTTCGCGCCCTGCGTGACTACGCGGCGCGACACCGCCGTTACGGAGGCTGA
- a CDS encoding LysR substrate-binding domain-containing protein, with translation MRAFAAVAEHLHFRDAAAAIGMSQPALSGAVSALEEILGVTLLERTTRKVLLSPAGARLAVRAKAVLDEVGALLEEAAAVRAPFTGALRLGVIPTVAPYLLPTVLRLVHERYPDLDLQVHEEQTASLLEGLTVGRLDLLLLAVPLGMPGVVELPLFDEDFVLVTPLDHWLGGREGIPREALRELRLLLLDEGHCLRDQALDICREAGRADAPVTTTAAGLSTLVQLVAGGLGVTLLPRTAVKVETTRSNQLLTGYFADPAPTRRIALAMRAGAARGAEYQELAAALREALRPLPVRVLGAED, from the coding sequence TTGCGGGCCTTCGCCGCCGTGGCCGAGCATCTGCACTTCCGTGACGCGGCCGCCGCGATCGGCATGAGCCAGCCCGCGCTGTCCGGCGCGGTCTCCGCCCTGGAGGAGATCCTGGGCGTGACCCTGCTGGAGCGTACGACCCGCAAAGTACTGCTGTCGCCCGCCGGCGCGCGTCTCGCCGTACGCGCCAAGGCGGTGCTGGACGAGGTCGGCGCGCTGCTGGAGGAGGCGGCGGCCGTGCGCGCGCCGTTCACCGGGGCACTGCGCCTCGGCGTCATCCCGACCGTCGCCCCCTACCTCCTGCCCACCGTCCTGCGGCTCGTCCACGAGCGCTACCCCGACCTCGACCTCCAGGTGCACGAGGAGCAGACGGCCAGCCTGCTGGAGGGCCTCACGGTCGGACGGCTCGACCTGCTGCTGCTCGCCGTCCCCCTCGGCATGCCCGGTGTCGTCGAACTCCCTTTGTTCGACGAGGACTTCGTGCTGGTCACCCCACTCGACCACTGGCTCGGCGGCCGGGAGGGCATTCCCCGCGAGGCGCTGCGCGAACTCCGGTTGCTGCTGCTCGACGAGGGCCACTGCCTGCGCGACCAGGCCCTGGACATCTGCCGTGAGGCCGGTCGCGCGGACGCCCCGGTCACCACCACCGCCGCGGGCCTGTCGACCCTCGTCCAACTGGTCGCAGGCGGTCTCGGTGTGACCCTGCTGCCGCGCACCGCCGTCAAGGTGGAGACGACCCGCAGCAATCAGCTCCTCACCGGGTACTTCGCGGATCCGGCGCCCACCCGGCGGATCGCGCTCGCGATGCGGGCGGGTGCCGCGCGGGGCGCGGAGTACCAGGAGCTGGCGGCGGCCCTCCGCGAGGCGCTACGCCCTTTGCCCGTACGGGTGTTGGGCGCCGAGGACTGA
- a CDS encoding DUF192 domain-containing protein, producing the protein MATFTTDTTEGAAGPVPLEVAATARARRRGLLGRPGIEGALLLAPANSVHTLGMRFAIDVAYLDRSSRVLAVRTMRPGRLGLPRPRARRVLEAEAGAMERWGVRRGALITVQDG; encoded by the coding sequence ATGGCCACGTTCACGACGGACACGACGGAGGGTGCGGCCGGACCCGTACCCCTGGAAGTCGCCGCGACGGCGCGCGCCCGGCGCCGCGGACTGCTCGGACGTCCGGGGATCGAGGGCGCGCTCCTGCTGGCGCCGGCGAACTCGGTGCACACACTGGGGATGCGGTTCGCGATCGACGTCGCCTATCTCGACCGGTCGTCGCGGGTCCTGGCGGTGCGCACGATGCGTCCGGGCCGGCTGGGACTGCCGCGGCCGAGGGCCCGGCGGGTCCTGGAGGCGGAGGCCGGGGCGATGGAGCGATGGGGTGTGCGGCGCGGGGCGCTGATCACGGTCCAGGACGGCTGA
- a CDS encoding pilus assembly protein TadG-related protein, whose product MTDPRSRGDRGQTLPIYIWLTGILLFAAFAFFAFAQAASARNGAQSAADASALAAAQNARDELMDRLAGAVGVDDNWLGWLDGDQKADGAGVDAAAQQLAAANDSSLQGVQFVVRNGYPGYEADILTNYTVGHSIIPGTEGRHATAHAVAVIQPRCDFDPAADPKKPVELDCGGEIVDIDPGDFNPDDLPDASVLFSVHLAE is encoded by the coding sequence CTGACCGACCCACGTTCGCGTGGTGACCGAGGGCAGACCCTCCCCATCTACATCTGGCTGACGGGGATCCTGCTCTTCGCCGCGTTCGCCTTCTTCGCCTTCGCCCAAGCAGCGTCCGCCCGCAATGGAGCTCAATCCGCGGCGGACGCTTCGGCGTTGGCGGCGGCCCAGAACGCCCGGGACGAACTCATGGACCGCCTGGCAGGCGCCGTCGGCGTGGACGACAACTGGTTGGGCTGGCTGGACGGCGATCAGAAGGCGGACGGGGCCGGAGTGGACGCCGCAGCCCAGCAACTGGCCGCCGCGAACGACTCCAGCCTTCAAGGTGTTCAGTTCGTCGTGAGGAACGGCTATCCCGGGTACGAGGCCGACATCCTCACGAACTACACCGTCGGTCACTCCATCATCCCGGGCACCGAGGGCAGACACGCGACGGCCCACGCGGTCGCCGTGATTCAGCCGCGCTGCGATTTCGATCCGGCGGCGGACCCCAAGAAGCCCGTCGAACTCGACTGCGGCGGGGAGATCGTGGACATCGACCCCGGAGACTTCAACCCGGACGACCTACCGGACGCGTCGGTGCTGTTCTCCGTGCACCTGGCCGAGTGA
- a CDS encoding OmpA family protein: MALPPRGTATTFTALAVLLILGLPGPAYADDGDPSAPPGSVTTSPPPEVDANSPGLKLADGATLAPAKVLDIKSVVEDLGGEERREDTNSDVTFALQAEVLFPKDSSKLNPDSQSRIQAIADEIKAQHATTVRVFGFTDNLGSYAHGLTLSKKRAEQVHDRLAAALGSSEADITFEVRGYSEDYPIADNTSEQGRRKNRRVEVTFPRGPADGNNA, translated from the coding sequence ATGGCCCTCCCGCCCCGCGGCACCGCGACGACGTTCACGGCCCTGGCCGTACTGCTCATCCTCGGGCTCCCCGGTCCCGCGTACGCCGACGACGGTGACCCCAGCGCCCCACCCGGCAGCGTCACCACCTCGCCGCCCCCCGAAGTCGACGCCAACAGCCCGGGGCTCAAGCTCGCCGACGGTGCGACGCTGGCGCCCGCCAAGGTGCTGGACATCAAGTCGGTCGTGGAGGACCTCGGGGGCGAGGAGCGGCGGGAGGACACCAACTCGGATGTCACGTTCGCGCTCCAGGCGGAGGTCCTCTTCCCCAAGGACAGCTCGAAACTGAACCCGGACTCCCAGTCCCGTATCCAGGCGATCGCGGACGAGATCAAGGCCCAGCACGCGACCACCGTCCGCGTCTTCGGATTCACCGACAACCTCGGCTCGTACGCGCACGGTCTGACCCTCTCCAAGAAGCGCGCGGAGCAGGTGCACGACCGGCTGGCCGCCGCGCTCGGCTCCTCGGAGGCGGACATCACCTTCGAGGTGCGCGGCTACAGCGAGGACTACCCGATCGCCGACAACACCTCCGAGCAGGGCCGCCGCAAGAACCGCCGGGTGGAGGTGACCTTCCCGAGGGGCCCGGCCGACGGGAACAACGCCTGA
- a CDS encoding alkyl hydroperoxide reductase has protein sequence MALDELKSALPDYAKDLRLNLGSVIGNSDLPQQQLWGTVLACAIASRSPRVLRELEPEAKDRLSPEAYTAAKSAAAIMAMNNVFYRTRHLLSDPEYGTLRAGLRMNVIGNPGVDKVDFELWSLAVSAVNGCGQCLDSHEQVLRKAGVDRETIQEAVKIASVLQAVGVTLDAEAVLAE, from the coding sequence ATGGCCCTCGACGAACTGAAGTCCGCCCTACCGGACTACGCCAAGGATCTGCGCCTGAACCTCGGTTCGGTGATCGGCAACAGCGACCTCCCGCAGCAGCAGCTGTGGGGCACGGTGCTGGCCTGCGCCATCGCCTCGCGTTCGCCGCGCGTGCTGCGTGAGCTGGAGCCCGAGGCGAAGGACCGGCTGTCCCCCGAGGCCTACACGGCCGCCAAGTCGGCCGCCGCGATCATGGCGATGAACAACGTCTTCTACCGGACGCGGCACCTGCTCTCCGACCCGGAGTACGGGACACTGCGCGCCGGTCTGCGGATGAACGTCATCGGCAACCCCGGCGTGGACAAGGTCGACTTCGAGCTGTGGTCGCTCGCCGTCTCCGCCGTCAACGGCTGCGGGCAGTGCCTCGACTCGCACGAGCAGGTGCTCCGCAAGGCCGGCGTCGACCGGGAGACGATCCAGGAGGCGGTCAAGATCGCGTCCGTCCTCCAGGCCGTCGGCGTCACGCTGGACGCCGAGGCCGTACTCGCCGAGTAG
- a CDS encoding PhoH family protein → MVTSTKRRTPDRRTYVLDTSVLLADPNALSRFDEHEVVLPIVVVTELEAKRHHPELGYFARQALRLLDEFRVRHGRLDSPIPVGELGGTVRVELNHSDPSVLPSGYRLGDNDSRILAVARNLQAEGFDVTVVSKDLPLRIKASSVGLLAEEYRAELAITGSSGWTGMSELTLPGEQVDILFEEGHVYVPEAAGLPVHTGLTIQSERGKALGRVTAEGNVRLVRGDREAFGIKGRSAEQRIALDLLLDPDIGILSMGGRAGTGKSALALCAGLEAVLERRQHQKVMVFRPLYAVGGQELGYLPGSESEKMGPWAQAVFDTLSAVASREVIEEVTARGMLEVLPLTHIRGRSLHDAFVIVDEAQSLERNVLLTVLSRIGANSRVVLTHDVAQRDNLRVGRYDGVVAVVEKLKGHPLFAHVTLNRSERSQIAALVTEMLEDGQI, encoded by the coding sequence GTGGTGACCAGCACAAAGCGCCGCACGCCTGACCGGCGCACCTATGTTCTCGACACCAGCGTCCTGCTGGCCGATCCCAACGCCCTGAGCCGCTTCGACGAGCATGAAGTGGTGCTCCCGATCGTCGTGGTCACGGAGCTGGAGGCCAAGCGGCACCATCCCGAACTCGGCTACTTCGCCCGGCAGGCCCTGCGCCTGCTCGACGAGTTCCGGGTCCGGCACGGCCGCCTCGACTCTCCGATCCCGGTCGGGGAACTCGGCGGGACCGTACGCGTCGAGCTCAACCACTCGGACCCCAGCGTCCTGCCCAGCGGGTACCGCCTGGGGGACAACGACTCCCGCATCCTCGCGGTCGCCCGCAACCTCCAGGCCGAGGGATTCGACGTCACCGTCGTCTCGAAGGACCTGCCGCTCAGGATCAAGGCGTCCTCCGTGGGTCTCCTCGCCGAGGAGTACCGCGCGGAGCTCGCCATCACGGGCTCCTCCGGCTGGACCGGAATGTCCGAACTGACCCTGCCGGGCGAGCAGGTGGACATCCTCTTCGAGGAGGGGCACGTCTACGTCCCCGAAGCGGCCGGCCTGCCCGTGCACACGGGCCTGACGATCCAGTCGGAGCGTGGCAAGGCCCTCGGCCGCGTCACCGCCGAGGGCAACGTCCGGCTGGTGCGCGGCGACCGGGAGGCGTTCGGCATCAAGGGCCGCAGCGCGGAGCAGCGCATCGCGCTGGATCTGCTGCTCGACCCGGACATCGGGATCCTGTCGATGGGCGGCCGGGCCGGCACCGGCAAGTCCGCGCTCGCGCTCTGCGCGGGCCTGGAGGCCGTCCTCGAACGCCGCCAGCACCAGAAGGTGATGGTCTTCCGGCCGCTGTACGCGGTGGGCGGGCAGGAGCTCGGCTATCTGCCCGGCTCCGAGTCCGAGAAGATGGGCCCCTGGGCCCAGGCGGTGTTCGACACGCTCTCCGCGGTCGCCAGCCGCGAGGTCATCGAGGAGGTCACCGCGCGCGGGATGCTGGAGGTCCTGCCGCTCACGCACATCCGCGGCCGCTCGCTCCATGACGCGTTCGTGATCGTCGACGAGGCCCAGTCCCTGGAACGGAACGTCCTGTTGACCGTTCTGTCCCGGATCGGCGCCAATTCGCGGGTGGTTCTGACCCACGATGTGGCGCAAAGGGACAATCTGCGGGTCGGGCGGTACGACGGAGTGGTCGCCGTCGTCGAGAAGTTGAAGGGCCATCCGCTCTTCGCGCACGTCACGCTGAATCGTTCGGAGAGGTCCCAGATTGCGGCACTCGTGACCGAAATGCTGGAGGACGGGCAGATCTGA
- a CDS encoding AI-2E family transporter: MSRVPGWLGRLGAGLTELGERLDERRAEVELESQVSLGGEAPLDGHAPLDPRASRDTPAAHSEAPEPAKDAAAEAEPSALPVQRPSDETVAATAYALTHQRPDPAFAVPWGVRVAAEAGWRLLILAGTVWVLMRVISAVQLVVLAFVAALLITALLQPTVARLTRYGVPRGLATALTAILGFVIMGLIGWFVVWQVQENIDNLSNQIQDGIDELRKWLLKGPFHVTDKQINKIAKNLREAIGANTDQITSAGLQGVTVIVEALTGILLTMFSTLFLLYDGKRIWEWSLKLVPAAARTGVAGAGPRAWRTLTAYVRGTVIVAMIDAIFIGLGIYFLKVPMAVPLAVFIFLGAFIPLVGAVISGALAVVVALVTQGVFAAVMTLLVVLAVQQIEGHILQPFILGRAVRVHPLAVVLSVAAGGMVAGIGGAVVAVPLVAVTNTVVVYLRSYAREADLRHAPEPRGATALDASPAHRLTP; the protein is encoded by the coding sequence ATGTCGCGTGTACCAGGATGGCTCGGCAGGCTCGGCGCCGGACTCACGGAGCTGGGTGAGCGGTTGGACGAACGCCGCGCCGAGGTCGAACTGGAGTCACAGGTCTCCCTCGGCGGCGAGGCACCCCTCGACGGGCATGCTCCCCTCGACCCACGCGCGTCCCGCGACACGCCCGCTGCCCACTCGGAGGCTCCCGAGCCTGCGAAGGACGCGGCGGCGGAGGCCGAGCCGTCCGCGCTCCCGGTCCAGCGCCCCTCCGACGAGACGGTCGCGGCCACCGCGTACGCCCTGACGCACCAGCGCCCCGACCCGGCCTTCGCCGTGCCGTGGGGAGTGCGCGTCGCAGCCGAGGCCGGCTGGCGCCTGCTCATCCTCGCGGGCACCGTCTGGGTGCTGATGCGGGTCATCAGCGCCGTGCAACTGGTGGTGCTGGCCTTCGTGGCCGCGCTGCTCATCACCGCGCTGCTCCAGCCGACGGTGGCCCGGCTGACGCGTTACGGAGTGCCGCGCGGGCTCGCCACCGCGCTCACCGCGATCCTCGGCTTCGTCATCATGGGGCTGATCGGCTGGTTCGTGGTCTGGCAGGTCCAGGAGAACATCGACAACCTCTCCAACCAGATCCAGGACGGCATCGACGAGCTGCGCAAGTGGCTCCTCAAAGGCCCGTTCCACGTGACCGACAAGCAGATCAACAAGATCGCGAAGAATCTCCGCGAGGCGATCGGCGCGAACACGGACCAGATCACCTCGGCGGGCCTGCAGGGCGTGACGGTGATCGTCGAGGCGCTCACGGGCATCCTGCTCACGATGTTCTCGACCCTCTTCCTGCTCTACGACGGCAAGCGGATCTGGGAGTGGTCGCTCAAGCTCGTCCCGGCCGCCGCCCGGACCGGGGTCGCGGGCGCGGGCCCGCGCGCATGGCGCACGCTCACGGCGTACGTCCGCGGCACGGTGATAGTGGCCATGATCGACGCGATCTTCATCGGCCTGGGCATCTACTTCCTCAAGGTCCCCATGGCCGTGCCGCTCGCGGTCTTCATCTTCCTCGGAGCGTTCATCCCGCTGGTGGGCGCGGTGATCTCCGGGGCGCTGGCGGTGGTCGTCGCGCTGGTGACCCAGGGCGTCTTCGCCGCCGTCATGACCCTTCTCGTGGTCCTCGCCGTCCAGCAGATCGAGGGCCACATCCTGCAGCCCTTCATCCTCGGCCGGGCGGTCCGCGTCCACCCCCTCGCGGTGGTCCTGTCCGTCGCGGCGGGTGGCATGGTCGCCGGCATCGGCGGAGCGGTCGTCGCGGTCCCGCTGGTCGCGGTGACCAACACGGTGGTCGTGTACCTGCGTTCGTACGCCCGCGAAGCGGACCTGCGTCATGCGCCGGAGCCCCGGGGCGCCACCGCCCTGGACGCGTCCCCGGCCCACCGCCTGACTCCGTAG
- a CDS encoding response regulator transcription factor translates to MPEQALSGPPLRVLVADDNPVVRAGLSALLDAHPDIAVVAAARDGAEALDCAARLAPDVVLLDVRMPGTDGLTALPGLCRIAPVMMLTYSREPEVVAEALRKGASGYLVHGEFTAAELIAAVRDVRHVRPTVPDSLGLSYQPAASSSRLQSTVGQSSEGRPLPATGLHRHAVHQPDFGLSSREVEVMDLIAAGMNNRQIAATCFIAEKTVKNHINRIFAKLHSSSRSEAIAHWLGTAHEGWGR, encoded by the coding sequence ATGCCTGAACAGGCACTTTCCGGCCCGCCCCTGCGTGTCCTGGTGGCCGACGACAACCCGGTCGTACGGGCCGGGCTGTCCGCGCTGCTGGACGCGCACCCCGACATCGCGGTCGTCGCGGCGGCCCGGGACGGCGCGGAGGCGCTGGACTGCGCCGCCCGCCTCGCCCCGGACGTGGTCCTGCTCGACGTGCGCATGCCCGGCACGGACGGCCTCACCGCCCTGCCCGGACTGTGCCGGATCGCCCCGGTCATGATGCTGACGTACAGCCGCGAACCCGAGGTCGTGGCGGAAGCGCTGCGCAAGGGCGCGTCCGGCTATCTCGTCCATGGCGAGTTCACGGCGGCCGAACTCATCGCCGCCGTACGGGATGTGCGCCACGTACGTCCGACTGTCCCGGATTCACTCGGACTTTCCTACCAACCGGCCGCATCTTCTTCGCGACTGCAATCAACTGTGGGACAGTCGTCGGAGGGTCGGCCCCTGCCGGCGACGGGACTTCACCGTCATGCCGTCCATCAGCCCGACTTCGGCCTGAGTTCAAGGGAGGTGGAGGTGATGGACCTCATCGCGGCCGGCATGAACAACCGCCAGATCGCCGCCACCTGCTTCATCGCCGAGAAGACCGTCAAGAACCACATCAATCGCATCTTCGCGAAGCTGCACAGTTCCTCACGAAGCGAAGCGATCGCCCACTGGCTCGGCACCGCCCACGAAGGGTGGGGCCGATGA
- a CDS encoding peroxiredoxin, translating into MLTVGDKFPQFDLTACVSLEKGQEFEQIDHKTYEGKWKIVFAWPKDFTFVCPTEIAAFGKLNEEFADRDAQVLGFSGDSEFVHHAWRKDHADLRDLPFPMMADSKHELMRDLGIEGEDGFAKRAVFIVDQNNEIQFSMVTAGSVGRNPKEVLRVLDALQTDELCPCNWTKGETTLDPVALLAGE; encoded by the coding sequence GTGCTCACTGTCGGTGACAAGTTCCCCCAGTTCGACCTGACCGCCTGCGTATCGCTGGAGAAGGGCCAGGAGTTCGAGCAGATCGACCACAAGACCTACGAGGGCAAGTGGAAGATCGTCTTCGCGTGGCCCAAGGACTTCACCTTCGTGTGCCCGACCGAGATCGCGGCCTTCGGCAAGCTGAACGAGGAGTTCGCCGACCGTGACGCGCAGGTGCTCGGCTTCTCCGGCGACTCCGAGTTCGTGCACCACGCCTGGCGCAAGGACCACGCCGACCTGCGTGACCTGCCCTTCCCGATGATGGCCGACTCGAAGCACGAGCTCATGCGCGACCTCGGCATCGAGGGCGAGGACGGCTTCGCCAAGCGTGCCGTCTTCATCGTCGACCAGAACAACGAGATCCAGTTCTCCATGGTGACCGCCGGTTCCGTCGGCCGTAACCCCAAGGAGGTCCTGCGGGTCCTGGACGCCCTCCAGACGGACGAGCTCTGCCCGTGCAACTGGACCAAGGGCGAGACGACCCTCGACCCGGTCGCCCTGCTGGCCGGTGAGTGA